A part of Streptomyces sp. NBC_01210 genomic DNA contains:
- a CDS encoding maltokinase N-terminal cap-like domain-containing protein, with the protein MSEAASTRTPVALLPSLAPLLHEWLPRQRWFAGKGRPVTGFSPVSATELLPVDGPGAGLLHLLVRVQQHGPPAPSTNDCYQLLLGVRQTLPPYLAPALIGRPAEGPLAGLTVYEGVHDPRLAELILERLRTPGVLGPLRFDRLDRGPAIPGGLTARPLDAEQSNSSLVYGDAYILKLFRRVHPGPNPDLELPLALARAGCGRVPAPVAWYESTTPEPYTLGVLQPFLRGSEDGWLLALESLADGRSFTAEACALGRVTAEVHSALAGALPTVMLRRQQAEHLAAAMSERLDAAAQAVPALLPYAPRLRAAFDAIAALGRRGRAWRAQRVHGDLHLGQTLLAAGSPGVSGSSDGDGDGDGHWSVIDFEGEPARPLSERRRPQPPVRDVAGMLRSFDYAARTHRPWNPAWAERCRTAYCEGYAEISGADPRTEPELLRAYETDKAVYEVVYEARHRPDWLPVPMAAIDRLAALT; encoded by the coding sequence ATGTCGGAGGCTGCATCCACCCGGACTCCCGTCGCTCTTCTCCCGTCACTCGCCCCACTCCTGCACGAATGGCTGCCCCGGCAGCGCTGGTTCGCCGGCAAGGGCCGCCCTGTCACCGGGTTCTCGCCCGTCTCGGCGACCGAACTGCTGCCGGTGGACGGCCCAGGTGCCGGGCTGCTGCATCTGCTCGTGCGCGTCCAGCAGCATGGACCTCCCGCTCCGTCCACGAACGACTGCTACCAACTCCTGCTCGGAGTACGCCAGACACTGCCGCCGTATCTCGCGCCCGCGCTGATCGGCCGTCCCGCGGAGGGCCCGCTGGCCGGGCTGACGGTCTACGAGGGCGTACATGATCCGCGTCTCGCCGAGCTGATCCTGGAGCGGCTGCGCACGCCCGGCGTACTCGGGCCGCTCCGCTTCGACCGGCTCGACCGCGGCCCGGCCATTCCCGGCGGGCTCACCGCACGGCCGCTGGACGCCGAGCAGTCCAACTCCTCGCTGGTGTACGGCGATGCGTACATCCTCAAGCTCTTCCGCCGGGTCCATCCGGGCCCCAACCCCGATCTCGAGCTGCCGCTCGCGCTCGCCCGCGCCGGGTGCGGCCGGGTGCCCGCGCCCGTCGCCTGGTACGAGTCCACCACACCGGAGCCGTACACCCTCGGTGTTCTGCAGCCGTTCCTGCGCGGCTCCGAGGACGGCTGGCTGCTCGCGCTGGAGTCGCTGGCGGACGGGCGCTCCTTCACCGCAGAGGCCTGCGCGCTGGGCCGGGTCACCGCCGAGGTCCATTCGGCGCTGGCCGGCGCCCTGCCGACGGTGATGCTGCGCCGACAGCAGGCCGAGCATCTGGCTGCGGCGATGTCGGAGCGGCTGGACGCGGCCGCGCAGGCGGTGCCCGCCCTGCTGCCGTACGCGCCCCGGCTGCGCGCCGCCTTCGACGCGATCGCCGCGCTGGGCAGGCGCGGCCGCGCCTGGCGGGCACAGCGCGTGCACGGCGACCTCCATCTGGGGCAGACCCTGCTCGCCGCCGGTTCCCCCGGTGTCTCCGGATCCTCCGACGGCGACGGCGACGGCGACGGCCACTGGTCGGTCATCGACTTCGAGGGTGAGCCCGCGCGCCCGCTCAGCGAACGGCGCAGGCCGCAGCCCCCGGTACGCGATGTGGCCGGCATGCTCCGCTCGTTCGACTACGCGGCCCGTACGCACCGCCCGTGGAACCCGGCCTGGGCGGAGCGCTGCCGTACGGCGTACTGCGAGGGCTATGCCGAGATCTCCGGCGCCGATCCGCGCACCGAGCCCGAACTGCTGCGCGCGTACGAGACGGACAAGGCCGTGTACGAGGTCGTGTACGAGGCCCGGCACCGCCCCGACTGGCTGCCGGTGCCGATGGCGGCGATCGACCGTCTGGCCGCCCTCACCTGA